CCTGTTTCGAAGCCCCCAGTTAGCATGTCCAGGGCCTATCCAAGTAGTTCCTTCCGTAATCATTTACGGTCATCCTCCCAGCTCAAGAACACGGTTACTTCGCTTATTGTTTTTGTAATTGCAGATTTATATTGTCTTGCTTGACACATAATGTTAAATTTACAAAGGTAGGTTTGTTATGGGTGTAATAGCCTCCTTTCAGGCTATAATagcctacttttctttttttttggaagattatccttgagctaacgtctgcctccaatcgtcctcttttttgctgaggaagactggccctgagctaacatccatgcccgtcttcttctactttatatgtgggacacctgccacagcatggctggacaggtggtgtgtaggtctgcacccaggatctaaagcAGCAaagcccgggccaccgaagcagaatgtgtgaacttaaccgctatgccactggctggccccaaaGGCTTactttttaagaatgaaaaattgcAAGAAAGCTAATATTGTGAAGTCCCTACATACATTCTAGGCCCTTTACAAACAAAGTTACTTGTGAGGATTATAAGGTATCATGAAAGTAGGTgggattatttccattttatagatggggaagctgagattCAGAGGTGGAAGCTTGCCCCAGGCCACATAGTTTCAATATTGAGCAGAGCTAAGATTCAGACGCCAGTGTGCCTACCTGGAGGGCTGGAGAGTCTTTTCTAACATATTGGTggtgggggttggagggtggaAGTAGGGGGGGAGCATAAGCAAAGATGAGGAGCTTTTCAAAAATCACCTTAAAAAGTCAAtgatagaggggctggccccgtggccgagtggttaagttcgcgcgctccgctgcaggcggcccagtgtttcgttagtttgaatcctgggtgcggacatggcactgctcatcagaccacgctgaggcagcgtcccacatgccacaactagaagaactcccaacgaagaatacacaactatgtaccgggggagctttggggagaaaaaggaaaaaaaaaaaaaaaaaaaaaaaaagtcaatgataGAATCAAGTTTAGGTATCATGAGTTTGGTAATACAAATGACTGGCTGtgccaaaaaaaccaaaataattacattatttataCTCCGTCAGAACCACAGGATTCTACAACCACAAGCATGGATTAGATGGTTTTAGTGCACACTCTAGATGATACAGATTTCAAATTCTGGTGGAAGACTAGAATATAGGAAATGTATAGAGATTTTAAAGTCCTATCAATGTACCAACTTACTTTATTCTCTAGTTTTTATATTCTGAGAACAATTAGCAGCCACTTCAAATTCTGAGGTCATCAACGCTTCCCCCAGGGTTGTCACTGGTTGGCTTCCACTTGCTTTGCAGAAACTTTGAAGGCAGTGTAGGCAAAGAGGAACTGACTTTGCTGGGTGTAATCTTGGATCTGGGAAAGAGAAATGCTTTGAAAACCAAAAGAATTCtggcaatttatttatttatttgaggacgattagccctgagctaactgctgtcaatcctctccttttttttctgctgaggaagactggccctgagctaacatttgctgccaatcctcctctcttttttttggctgaggaagactggccctgagctaacatccgtgcccatcttcctctactttatatgtgggacgcctaccacagcatggcatgccaagcagtgccacgtccacacctgggatccacaccagtgaacctcgggccgccagacgcggaatgtgctcacttaacctctgcgccactgggccggccctgaattctggcaatttaaaagatattaatcTACCCTGGAGAGTTTGAGGTCTTTGGAGAAGCTTTAATTGGTAGAACAGAGGGAGAATGTGATTCTGAAAAGTATTGACCAGTGAGGGGAACTGATGTGAAATGGATTAAGGTAAGGTATTATTTTGAGCTACTGAGTTTCTGCCAACTCAAGTACTCACTTTTTGCCCTGGTCTTTCCTTTGTCTAAGATCTGTATACCCGTTTCTTTTGTGACCTCATTCTCTCCCTGATTTCCAGAGTTTTCTCTAGCCCTAGCCTTGCTTTGGATCTCCAGGCCCAGATTTCTCACCATGTCTTTGATAATTGCATCAGCCTATCTTGCTACCACCCAACATGCTCAAACTCAGCTCTgcactttagaaaacatttaaaattttttgaaagagccTTTGCTTCAGTAACTTGTATATTTATTAAGGTGAGAGTTTGGGTCATGTTATCTCCAAAATGGAAGGTGATTCAGGAGCTGGAGGGTGAATGGGAATGAGTCTAATGTCAAATCTATAAATACTATcagataaagaatttttaaaaggcgagtattttgtgttttttgttagGCTTTTTTCTTGGAGGGCTCAAGGGAAGTATCTACCTAGCAATCCCAACCTGTAGGTTGCAAAATTATTTGGGCCTTAGTGCTCTGTGTACTCTTGTTATGgtcatctttgaaaaaagaacaaatctatTTAACCATGAGGTTGAACCATGTGAAACTGCCAAATGCCATGTTACACCgttttttacttaaaaacaaaacagcagtgGATAGGTTCAACCTAATATGGACGTGCCATATATTACTGAATGAGCTTCGGGGCTGGGACCCTGAGGAGAGGACGGGCGCCGGATTGCCGGACTGAGTGGAGGAGAGGTCGCGGCGGCAGCTGGGATACCCCTGCGTCCTCCGCAGGATGAGCTTCCCGCGCTGGGAGAGACCTGGGCCGCCAGCTCCGCCCCGCTGCCTTCCACGCCTACGCAGGGCTGGCCGCGCCCCATTTTGCAGCCGCCGTAAAGCGCAGCGCCTTCGCCCCGCCCCTTCCCGCGCTTGTGACTGGCGCCCTGGGCTGTCTACGCGGGAAAAGGAAGCGGTGCGGAGCTCTAGCCGGTGCTTCTGGGGCAGGCAGCTTTTCCCCGGCCGCCGCCTGCTCCGCGCCTCTGCCGACCATGGGGCTGCTGGAACTGTGCGAGGAAGTGTTCGGCACCGCCGACCTTTACCGGGTGTTGGGCGTGCGACGCGAGGCTTCGGACGGCGAGGTCCGACGCGGATACCACAAGGTGTCCCTGCAGGTGCACCCGGACCGGGTGGGTGACGGCGACAAGGAGGACGCCACCCGTCGCTTCCAGGTACGCGAGTCCCCGCACCACCGAACGCCCGGGCTTCTCTCCGTCTTCTGGCCGCCCGGCCCTGCCCCGGTGGAGTGCGCTAAACCCAACCTGGagttttctaatctttatttctcGCGGCGCGGTTTTCAGTGAGAGGTGCAGGGGTGACTTTTGGATACTGTTTCCTCGCAGATCCTCGGGAAAGTCTATTCCGTTCTAAGTGACAAGGAGCAGAGAGCACTGTACGATGAGCAGGGAACAGTGGACGAGGATTCGGATGTGCTCAAGCAAGATCGGGACTGGGAGGCGTATTGGAGGTTACTCTTTAAAAAGGTAGAAGACGGGAGATTTATTTGTGACTATTCCCATCATTCATTCGACAAACAATTATTGAATGCCTCTAAAGCCTTGCATTTTGTTCTGTAGGGGTGAGGAATTTGTCCTCGAAAGgtagataaatatatatacatacgtataggCATTTCTCAGGAGATATACGTGTAACTTTTTGAAAAGCAGATCTGTTTAACCCGTTAGGTTGAACCCAcggtatatgtgtgtatatatacatacatgcacgcacgcacactcTTACTGAAAAGGGTCTTCAATTTCCTGTTGGAGAGTTGATTGTAGTGAAAGGGGGGGATTTAGTTTTTTACAAGATATGCTTTATTTTACATATCCAAATGTAAGTCGTGAGTATTTTTCTGGGTCTCTTCCCACCTTTGGAAACTTCACTTAAATTTTTCTGGTCCATAGTTTTACAGTTGTGAAGATTGGACCACAGAGACCTCTGGAAAAGCTTTGTCAGAGAAAATTTGGTTCCTTGCAACAGTTTCAACTCAAGCAACTAGTATTTGGGGAGAAACATTTCAACATCTAAATCTAGTTTTATTAGTatagtatttgtttatttatttgcaggggaagattcaccctaagctaacatgttgccaatcttcgtcccttttttttccttttttctccgcCCTacccccaaagcctcagtacatagttgtgtatggtTCTAAGTTCTTTtggttcttttatgtgagccgctgccacagcatggctactgactgacctagtggtgtggttctgcacctggaaACTGAATCCagctactgaagcagagcgtgctgaactttaaccactaggccagcagggctggctcactataccttttatttaaaataaaattctcaaatttaaaGCATATGTCTCGTATTTGTTCAGATATCTCTAGAAGACATTCAAGCTTTTGAAAACACATACAAAGGTTCTGAAGAAGAGCTGGCTGATATTAAACAGGCCTATCTGGACTTCAGGGGTGACATGGATCAGATTATGGAGTCTGTGCTGTGTGTGCAGTACACAGAGGAATCCAGAATaaggaacattattcagcaaGCCATTGATGCTGGAGAAGTCCCATCCTATAATGCTTTTGTCAAAGAATCAAAGCAAAAGATGAATGCAAGGAAAAGGAGGGTAAGATTTTGaatgctatttatttatatttcgaCTGTGTACAAAAAGAATTTGAGGATGTttacaataatggaaatatatttgaGACTGCTGAAATAAGGATAAGGGTTAACTTGTTATCTAGTTCTCATCTAGTAAAATGAGCATACCAGTTCAGCCGGAGCAACTATTTTTTCCTGGTATATTGTACACAAGGGGATTTTACTACGTGGATTGTTTAAATAATATCATCTTAAAGTAACATTGATATATTCTTCATATGGGCCAAATTCTTGTAGCTTCGCTGAGGCATTCTTCCGGAGATAAAGTAATGGCTAGACAGTGATACAGATGAGTTGGCTAGACAATGGTTCTCACTCCGTTACGGGGTGGAGTCAGTGCGACAGAGACTGTGTCTTAACACAGATTCTTTTCCTCTTGCCCAGACTGATTCTTGAGTTGGAcccagaatatacattttttaaagaaacgaTTTAGTTCATTTTGTTGAAGGTGTCTTTCCAAACACTTTGAGGAGCACATTTGTGGAGAATCAGAGATTGTGGCCTGTGTGTCCTTTATACCTATATAAACTGTGGAATTGGTGAGGTAGGGATGATGGCAAGGGGAAGGAACTTAAGGACAGCTGGGGTTCTGGAAGGGAGTAAATTCAAGGTACCAAACATCTGTGCCTCTAGTCTTTTGGGGAAGACACTGGTACCGAAGTGACCATTGCCTCAACCTGGCTTGCATAATGGGAGCTCCGTGGAGAGCAGACAGTGTACGATTTTAGATACTAAAGTAGTACCTTATTTTGTTTGGCTGAATTGGGGGTGGAGGTAGGTGTGCAGCTTTTAGATATAAGATAGAAGGGAaagctcgtgtgtgtgtgtgtgtgtctatgtatgtatgtgtagttgagagaagtggaatgtgtatCAAGATCATCATTTTGCCTCATAGGCTACATCTGTTTAGACTCAAGCTGACAGTTTTAAGTTGGTAATCATTTTCTTGGGCACAACTGAGCACACCTGTTTTCATTAATAGGCTATTAGTTTGAGAAACTTGCCTAGAGTTTGGAGGGGGATGGTTTTGAGAGAGACTCCAGCAAACCTGGGGAGGAGTGaatacaatatttaaagaaataaattgaatagAAACACTGAGAGACAATAGAAACTGTCTCTCTGTATTGGAGTAATAAGCTCCTAATGTATCATTGTTCTCAGTATTAATAGTATTCATTGTTATTTAGAAAGTTCACTGGAGGTTGAGGCCTCTTATAGTCTTAGTTGTTGCCCTGAAGGAAAGAACAAACTTACTAACTTTCCCAAGgtatttttgtggtattttgGAATCAGCGCCCTAGGGAAATTTGACAAAAGAAGGTGGCTTTGAAATCAGGTGAAGAAAGGTTAAAACTGAATTTGTTACCATTTATTCTGACTACTTGGGGAATTTTAAACCAGGTTGCTCTCAAGGCTGCCACCAGTCACATGTAAATTGGGTTtccagatgaggaatctgaggtgCCTGTATCCTGGCAGCATTTTTGAGGGCATCCTTAGTTAAGTGACCTTTCCTAGCTCTCCtagcattttgttttccttcctgccACCAGGTGGTTTATGAATACTAATCTACTTTGCTACCCCTAGCAAATAGAAATGGGGAAGACTCAGAAATGCTTATTGGAAACAGAGGGTCTACTACTTGCTGTCAGCAGTGTTGCGTTTTAATGAATGAcgtatttatgtaattttatcctttttatctaTATAATCCTCAAATTGCAAAGGTCTCACAGATTTGCTTTTGTGAAAGAGGGTGTATTTTTAGCATTTGCCTGGTTGCCAAGGAGTCTCACTTGAGTTTCTGTTTTAGGCTCAAGAAGAGgctaaagaagcagaaaagagcaGGAAGGAGTTGGGGCTTGATGAAGGAGTGGATAACTTGAAAGCAGTCATTCAGGTAAGCTTGGCAGGTTGTGAAGGTTGCCACCACTTCTTTCATGTTCTGATTCCTACTGCTAAGATTTTCTTTGGAGTGTATGTATAGTGTTGTGGGTATTTCGTTTTCTTCCTTTAAGACAGAATTCACATACCATgtattcatccttttaaagtgaacaagtcaatggtttttagtatattcatcaAGTTGTACAAGCATCgacactaattccagaacattcttatCACCCTGAAAGGAAACTCCTTGCCCATTAGCAGTAACTCCCCTTTCTCCCcactagcccctggcaaccactaagtACTCTTGTCTCTATGGATAGTCTTGTGTTTTGAAAACTTGTGTTTTAACTTCTCAAACAGAGAAGACAAAAGGATCGGCAAAAGGAAATGGACAGTTTTCTGGCTCAGATGGAAGCAAAGTACTGCAAACCTtccaaaggaggaggagggaaaaaagcagctctcaagaaagaaaagaaataatggaattttCTCTTCAGAAGTCCTCAGGTGTTCATTGGTGCCATTGCAGGCAAGGAGTCAACCCAAGCCGTGAGAAAAGTTGTCTTTCCCGTCCAAATTATATTCAGATTGTCTATGTAAACTAAGCAGAATCTCTCAACCTGATCCTAGTGTATCCTAGAAATCCCCTGACATTCTGTGAGGTCCTTACATGAAGGAATTTGGTGTAGTGATCATTGAGGGAAAAGGCAGAGTGTGGTATACTTTCTGACAGTACTTGCCTCTATGGATCTTCTGTACAAGGAACTCTGTCTACAATGCGAGTCTTCCTTTAGGAGTTGTCATTTTGCCACACAGGAATGAGCTACAGAATATTTGGAGTGATGTGTTTATTAGAACAGGTACTCTACCTAGCTGGAATGCCTCAAAACACTTGCCAGACATCTGTCTTCCAAATACTTGCCAGTTTGCTTTCAgtcttagtattctttcttttcactCAACCAGGTTTTGTACTCTTTGCTTGTATTATAGGAGAAACAGGTGTTCAGGTTACTTCAAGCATCTTTGTAAGACTTACACATgattaaataaacaagtaaaaaatgagtttagttctttttaaatgatcactgggatcatttaaaatatgatctagaaaaaatatgaatggTGTTTAggatagagaagagagaagaaaagtagtCCTAGTTGGTGTTACCGTAGATAGACCGGTTTAAGGAGCATAAAGAGATGTTGTGGTCCTGCCTGTAACTACTGAATGTCTTTAGGCAGGTCACTGAGCATGTCTGAATttgtttcatcatctataaaagggTAATAAAGTTGGGCTAAATGTCTTCTTAGAGGCCCCTGCTGACTCTTAACTCTAACTTTGAAAGGCAAGCTGTTTGATCCAATGGTTTGTTGTCATGCAGTCATGGTATTGATTtgtgaaaatagtacagagattttcatttatattcagtTGAATTGGTATGCATTCATTAGaatacatgcaaatattttagaGATTGTTGAACTTAAAATCTCTGATATGTAGACTAATATATTTAATACCATATGCATAAAACAAGCCTTCTGTTACTGAGCTTTGTGTATCATAATTTATCTGAACTAAGTACATGGCatgtttttggtttgtgattacaaacaggttaaaaaatactctttaattatattaaaaatatttaatgcagGTTGTTTGAAGCATCTGTTTTCATATGATAGCATTAGAACACTatgatataatttaaaagttaccCCAAATTATGATCATTTGAATTTATCCACTCTGAATATTAACAATAAGATCTAAACTGGTATgatcatcaaaattaaagttcaaggaaattgaaataaaataaatttaagccaTAGTTAAAACCTTTGCTGCATTCATGATTGCACTCAGGAAAAGCTCCATGGTAAAATCAGAAGAAGGCCAGAGTTCTCTACTTCTGCTCTTAGGATATGTTTATACTGGACTAATTGCCAGGGTTTCTGAAGTTGTAAGAATTGCTTCTTGCTGACTCACTAGTAGAAAGattctataaattttttaattgactttcttAGAGCTACAGGAGAAAATCTGGCAAAGTGAACttaatatttggggaaaaaacatgaCCACTAAAGTACTTTAAGAAGAAGTATAACCTGATATCAAGCAGGTATTGTGAGGTTGAGTTGTCCTGTCTGAAAAAAACATGGATTATGATTTATTACAGAAGTTACTTTACATCAGTGCTCAACATTTATGCCTTTAGTTACTCCTTCCATCTCTATCTGCCTATGGGATTGGACAGCTCAAGAGACAGCTTTAAGAATGACATCTGTTTGATGAGTAGCTCAGCTTTTTGACAGCACTATCTATCTCCCAAAAATGACTTCAAACTGAGTACAGCACCCCAGAAATCAGTACAAGCAGAAGTATTCCAAAGCCAGTGGTGACTTAATGCTATTAATTGCTGTTTTTTGTGTATGTCTAGTCTCATAGATCCTATAATAATTGATCTGATCGTTGTTAACAGACAACATGAGCAATGGTTTGGGGGTAATTATTCATTTGTTACATCGTTGGGTACAAGCTTTACTGTCCAGTGGAACAAGGTTAACTTATGCTGAAAGACGACAATAACTGGAGATACAAACAGTACTCATGTAATCTTTGGcagatattctgttttttttctcagttgaACTAAAATAACTCTTCAGGAAGATGGTTTCAAGTTGTCTCTTGTGTACACGCTCCGCATCATGAGATAACTGAACACTGATTCACGAAATCTTCCCATGTGTTTCCAGGAGCCTGAAGCAGGTTCTTCTCATTTGCCTTCTGGTCCCTGCCTGGTTCTGGAGACTGGTCCACCTCTGTTTTGAGATTTTGTAGACCCATGTAACTGAGGACCTGTCAGACAAAGATGACATCATAGGGTGTAACATTAGTAGACATTCTAGGTTTGGTAATCTCAAGTTCATATCTAAGGGCTTTTTTGTTCCAATTATCAGTTGGACTTTAAATTTGGAGACCGGGACTACTTAGTAAAGTATATATTTACCAAGGCTATAAAAACCACATTTGCATATTTTTGtcatgtaaaaacaaaaaagtttatattAAGATATGAAAGCAGTGACCTAGTTTTAGAGAAGAACCCACTAACTGAAGACTAAAATAGTCTGTTTCACTTACCTAAATGTTACACTAGTTACATGTGACCATCAACGTGGCTGATGTAATAACGAGCTCAGAGGCAGCATTGCTTCTCTATGAGGAGTGATGCAAGGATAGAACCCACTGAAAGCATTCAAACGCTACCAAATAGTGCTGCTAGGAATTGAACTAAGAGAATTTATTTGGACTAAGAGATGGTTTGAGGCAGATTACTTTTTAATGTACTTGCTGATTAATCTCATTAATAGGAAACATTTCAACTGCCCAATACTTCTAAATTTCATCTACAGCATAAT
The DNA window shown above is from Equus quagga isolate Etosha38 chromosome 2, UCLA_HA_Equagga_1.0, whole genome shotgun sequence and carries:
- the DNAJC9 gene encoding dnaJ homolog subfamily C member 9; translation: MGLLELCEEVFGTADLYRVLGVRREASDGEVRRGYHKVSLQVHPDRVGDGDKEDATRRFQILGKVYSVLSDKEQRALYDEQGTVDEDSDVLKQDRDWEAYWRLLFKKISLEDIQAFENTYKGSEEELADIKQAYLDFRGDMDQIMESVLCVQYTEESRIRNIIQQAIDAGEVPSYNAFVKESKQKMNARKRRAQEEAKEAEKSRKELGLDEGVDNLKAVIQRRQKDRQKEMDSFLAQMEAKYCKPSKGGGGKKAALKKEKK